The Kribbella sp. NBC_00662 nucleotide sequence TGGCGGAGATGGTTGGCCGCGGCAACTTCTGGGCGTTCGGCCCGGACCGGCTGCTTGGCGCTCAACGCAACGGCAACGGCGTGGTCCAGGTGAGCGTCTCGATCCAAGGCCCGCCCGATCTGGAGCCCTCGGCGGCGATCGACCTTCCGGACGGTTGGGCTCCGCAGTTCCGGCGCTTGCTGGCCGCCTGCGACGAGCCGTTCGTCGTCCGCCCGGCGTACCTGCTGCCGATCGGGATGACCTGGCCGCGTCGATCGGGTCTCACCCTGCTCGGGGACGCCGCGCACCTGATGCCCTCGCACGGTGAGGGTGCGAACCAGGCCATGCTCGACGCCGCCGAGCTCGGACAGGCCATCGCCGCGCATCCGGACGACCTGGACGCCGCCCTCGAGCAGTACGAGCCGGCCATGTTCGCGCGCACCACCAAGGTCGCGAAGATGTCGGCCGAGGTCGCGGAGATGATGACCGGGCCCGATGCCGCCCAGAAGGTCCTCGCGTTCTTCAGCTAGCGTGCGGGTATGGACGAGGTCGGCATTCCACTGCAGGCGTTCGGTGCGTTGCTGCACAGCCAGAACATCGGCATGGTCTGCCGGGCGTTGAACATGTACCAGGTGGCCGCGGCGTACACGCAGGTCAGCGGCGGCAACCCGCTCGAACCGATGGCCGGCGAGGTACGTGGGGTCGCGCGCGAGATCCTGTCCCGGCCGCCGGCCGAGGCGGACGAGGATCTGCGGGCCGGCTTCGATCACATCTCCGCCCTGAACGTACTGACCGTGCTGGCCGAGCCCGCGGATGCCGAGCTGATCGCGGCGGTGCTCGAGAACGCGACGAACGAGGAGATTCGGGCAGTGGCGAACCTGGCGGCGGCCACGGCTCGCACCCAGCCGGGATAGCGTGCTGTGCATGCGTGCGCTGACTGTTGAAGAGGCCCGGCAACGGGCGGCGGAGCTGGACCTGCGGTCGTACGAGGTCGCGTTCGACCTCACCGATCCCGGAGACACCTTCGTCACGACCAGCCGGATCCGCTTCGGGGCCACGAGTGCCAGTAGTTGGGTGGACGTGAAGCCCGAGCGGCTGATCAGCGTCGTACTCAACGGTCAGACGCTCGATGTCGGTGCGCTCGACGGCGGCCGCTTCCCGCTCACCGGGCTGACGGCCGAGAACGAACTCGTCGTCACTGCCGAGCTCAAGTACTCCGCGGACGGCGAGGGCCTGGTGCGATCCGTCGACCCCGCCGACGACCGCGTCTACACGTACGGCATGTCGTCGCTGGAGTCCGCTCCGCGGTACTTCCCGTGCTTCGACCAGCCCGACCTGAAGGCGCCGTACACGATGACGGTGAAGTGCCCCGAGGACTGGGTCGTCCTCGGCAACGGGGCCGCCACGCGGACCGCGCCGGGGGAGTGGACGCTCGCCGAGACCAAGCCGCTGTCGACGTACTTCGTCACGCTCGTCGCCGGCCCGTACCACCTGATCCACAGCGAGTACGACGGGATCCCGCTCGGGCTCGCCTGCCGGCAGTCGCTGAAAGAGCACCTGGACCGGGACGCCGAAGACCTGTTCCGGACCACCCGCGAGGCGCTCGACGAGTACCACCGGATGTTCCGGCAGCGGTACCCGTTCGGCGAGTACTGGCAGGTGTTCGTGCCGGACTTCAATCTCGGCGCGATGGAGAACCCGGGCTGTGTGACCTTCGCCGACACGCTCGTGTACCGCGGGCAGGCGACCGAGGCCGAACGCAGTACCCGTGCGCGGATCGTCGTGCACGAGATGGCGCACATGTGGTTCGGCGACCTGGTCACGATGAAGTGGTGGAACGACATGTGGCTGAACGAGTCGTTCGCCGAATACATGGCGCATCGGGTGTCCGAGGACGCGACGAGCTACGGCGGCAACTGGACCGACTTCGCGTTCGTACGGAAGTGGTGGGGACTGCAGACCGACCAGAGCAGCTCGACGCATCCGGTCGCGCCGGACAGCCTGAAGGACGCGCGGCAGTCGCTCGACGACTTCGACGGGATCTCCTATGCCAAGGGCGCAGCGGTTCTGAAGCAGCTGGCGAAGTACCTCGGCGACGACGTGTTCCTGAAGGGGGTCAACGCGCATCTGGAGGCGCACGAGTACGGGAACGCCGATCTGCAGGAGTTCATCGAGAAGCTGACCGAGGCCGGTGCGCGAGACCTGGACGCGTGGTCGGAGCAGTGGCTGCGGACGTCGGGGGTGGACACCATCTCGGTCGAGCGGACGGCTGAAGGTGTCGTCCTCCACCGCAAGAGCCCGGACGAATCGCGCCGCCTGCACAAGTTGAGCGTCGGTGGGTACGCCGAGGACGGATCGGCAACCTTGCGAGATGTCGTGCTGGCGCAGGACTCGGTAGAAGTTGCTATGGGCAACCATGCGATCGTGGTGGCGGACGCCGACGACGACACCTGGGCGAAGATCCGGCTGGATCCGGCGAGCTTGGGCAAGCTGACCGAGGTGCTGCCGAGGATCGCCGACAGCACCACCCGCGCGGTGGTGTGGAACTCGGTGCGAGACTCGGTGGCGGATGCCGAGCTGGATCCTCGGCACGCGCTCGACCTGGTCGTCGCCGCGCTTCCGCACGAGGACAGCGATATCGCGGTCGGCTCGCTGG carries:
- the pepN gene encoding aminopeptidase N, which produces MRALTVEEARQRAAELDLRSYEVAFDLTDPGDTFVTTSRIRFGATSASSWVDVKPERLISVVLNGQTLDVGALDGGRFPLTGLTAENELVVTAELKYSADGEGLVRSVDPADDRVYTYGMSSLESAPRYFPCFDQPDLKAPYTMTVKCPEDWVVLGNGAATRTAPGEWTLAETKPLSTYFVTLVAGPYHLIHSEYDGIPLGLACRQSLKEHLDRDAEDLFRTTREALDEYHRMFRQRYPFGEYWQVFVPDFNLGAMENPGCVTFADTLVYRGQATEAERSTRARIVVHEMAHMWFGDLVTMKWWNDMWLNESFAEYMAHRVSEDATSYGGNWTDFAFVRKWWGLQTDQSSSTHPVAPDSLKDARQSLDDFDGISYAKGAAVLKQLAKYLGDDVFLKGVNAHLEAHEYGNADLQEFIEKLTEAGARDLDAWSEQWLRTSGVDTISVERTAEGVVLHRKSPDESRRLHKLSVGGYAEDGSATLRDVVLAQDSVEVAMGNHAIVVADADDDTWAKIRLDPASLGKLTEVLPRIADSTTRAVVWNSVRDSVADAELDPRHALDLVVAALPHEDSDIAVGSLAQWLEGRVLGRYLDYEESRGPVADAVGSKLASTVPGSSLQLITARTFVATTDDTGLLTTWLDDAGAPDGLVIDADLRWSIVLRLVRLGAYGAAEIDAELARDRSTEGVTEAARCRAALPDGKEAAWNRIMTDPAIGVQELLATAEGFWHPSQNAVTAPYVRRFFTDIAGTAEIRAGMVVGLTASRIAPKYAIDEELIAPAEALIGDECVASGIRRQTANFLDDLRRAIAVRRAFG